From a region of the Tateyamaria omphalii genome:
- a CDS encoding SDR family NAD(P)-dependent oxidoreductase, whose product MAWTLITGASEGLGVEFARIAAKEQRNLILAARSEDKLNKVADEVRARGVEVVVIPADLSDMDQVERLWTQATDGREIDVLVNNAGLGYNGPFDEGQGWARELASINVNMLALTRLMKLAIPHMNALPKGRILNVSSVAGFTPGPNMAVYHGTKAYVLSLSEAVAEELRGSNVTVTALCPGATATNFFEDADMDGVRLLKMAKPMKAGEVAELGWLEARIGKRIVVPGMMNKVFAFLPRISPRGITTRVAAQMMGKH is encoded by the coding sequence ATGGCCTGGACACTCATCACCGGCGCATCCGAAGGCTTGGGCGTGGAGTTTGCGCGCATCGCAGCCAAGGAGCAGCGCAACCTGATCCTTGCTGCGCGCTCAGAGGACAAGCTGAACAAGGTCGCGGACGAGGTCCGCGCGCGCGGTGTCGAGGTTGTGGTGATCCCTGCCGATCTGTCCGACATGGACCAGGTCGAGCGGCTGTGGACGCAAGCCACCGACGGGCGCGAGATTGATGTGCTCGTGAACAATGCGGGGCTTGGCTACAACGGGCCCTTTGACGAAGGTCAGGGCTGGGCGCGCGAACTGGCGTCGATCAATGTGAACATGCTGGCGCTGACGCGGCTGATGAAGCTGGCGATCCCGCATATGAATGCACTGCCCAAAGGGCGCATCCTGAATGTGTCGTCTGTCGCGGGGTTCACGCCCGGTCCGAACATGGCGGTCTATCATGGCACCAAAGCCTATGTCCTGTCGTTGTCAGAGGCGGTGGCAGAAGAGCTGCGCGGATCGAATGTGACAGTGACCGCCCTGTGCCCCGGTGCGACAGCCACGAATTTCTTTGAAGACGCCGACATGGACGGTGTGCGGCTGCTGAAAATGGCGAAACCGATGAAAGCCGGAGAGGTCGCCGAGTTGGGTTGGCTTGAGGCGCGCATTGGCAAGCGCATCGTCGTGCCGGGCATGATGAACAAGGTTTTTGCCTTTCTGCCCCGGATCAGTCCGCGCGGGATCACAACGCGGGTTGCGGCGCAAATGATGGGCAAGCACTGA